One genomic window of Staphylococcus hsinchuensis includes the following:
- a CDS encoding DUF72 domain-containing protein, whose translation MINIGLTGWGDHDSLYEDLQRKSDKLITYASYFPIVELDASYYAIQPDRNINKWINETPQRFEFIVKIHQALTLHADYRDYAESRKALFEQFIGMIQPLQEAQKLAMVLVQFPPWFDCTVQNITYIRYVREQLKDFPVCIEFRHQSWFNKEFKEETLSFLTQQNLIHSVCDEPQVGQGSIPLINRITNNIAFVRYHGRNAHGWTKKDMTDEAWRDVRYLYDYNKQELTDLANKVKILEQKAKKVYVVFNNNSGGHAAQNAKTYQQILGIDYQGLAPQQLKLF comes from the coding sequence ATGATAAATATTGGTCTTACAGGATGGGGAGATCACGATTCGTTATATGAAGATTTACAACGCAAATCAGACAAATTAATTACATATGCGAGTTACTTCCCAATCGTTGAGTTGGATGCAAGTTATTATGCAATTCAACCAGATAGAAATATAAATAAATGGATTAACGAAACTCCACAACGATTTGAATTTATTGTTAAAATACATCAAGCACTCACTTTGCATGCTGATTACCGAGATTATGCAGAATCTCGCAAGGCTTTATTTGAGCAATTTATCGGCATGATTCAACCACTTCAAGAAGCTCAGAAATTGGCAATGGTATTAGTACAATTTCCACCTTGGTTTGATTGTACTGTGCAAAATATTACATATATACGATATGTCCGCGAACAATTAAAGGATTTTCCAGTCTGTATTGAATTTCGCCACCAGTCTTGGTTTAATAAAGAATTTAAAGAAGAAACACTCTCTTTCTTAACACAACAGAACCTTATTCATTCTGTTTGTGATGAGCCTCAAGTGGGTCAAGGTTCAATACCGCTTATTAATCGAATAACTAATAATATCGCTTTTGTACGATATCATGGGCGTAATGCACATGGTTGGACGAAAAAAGATATGACAGATGAAGCATGGCGCGATGTCAGGTATCTTTATGATTACAATAAACAAGAACTTACAGATTTAGCGAATAAAGTAAAGATTTTAGAACAGAAGGCTAAAAAAGTATACGTTGTGTTTAATAATAATTCCGGTGGTCATGCAGCTCAGAATGCCAAAACATATCAACAAATCTTAGGTATAGATTACCAAGGATTGGCCCCGCAACAGTTAAAATTATTCTAG
- a CDS encoding sulfite exporter TauE/SafE family protein, whose amino-acid sequence MMLTILLLILIGGLSAIIGSVVGIGGGIIIVPTLVFLGVDHHLLKGITPQIAIGTSSVILIVTGLSSTLGYLKTKQVDVKNGSIFLFGLLPGSLIGSLLSRYLTLESFNLYFGIFLILVAILLMVRHKIKPFKVFDKEKFRKSYVDGEGKTYHYSVPPLVAFVATFFIGILTGLFGIGGGALMTPLMLIVFRFPPHVAVGTSMMMIFFSSVMSSASHIVLGHVAWLYSIVLIISSYIGAKIGVKINQSVKSDTVVMLLRTMMLLMGIYLIIKSLL is encoded by the coding sequence ATCATGTTAACAATATTATTATTGATATTAATTGGTGGGCTATCAGCGATTATAGGTTCCGTAGTAGGTATTGGTGGTGGCATAATCATCGTACCGACATTAGTATTTTTAGGTGTAGACCATCATTTATTAAAGGGTATTACACCACAAATAGCGATAGGTACCTCATCTGTTATACTCATAGTTACAGGACTTTCTTCCACATTAGGTTATTTAAAAACGAAACAAGTTGATGTTAAAAATGGATCTATTTTTCTATTTGGGTTGTTACCTGGTTCATTAATCGGATCGTTATTGAGCCGTTATTTAACACTTGAGTCATTTAATTTATACTTTGGGATATTTCTTATATTAGTGGCAATCTTATTGATGGTTAGACATAAGATTAAACCATTTAAAGTATTTGATAAAGAAAAGTTTCGAAAATCATATGTCGATGGGGAAGGTAAAACATATCATTACAGTGTGCCACCTTTAGTAGCCTTTGTGGCAACGTTCTTTATCGGTATACTTACAGGATTATTCGGAATTGGTGGTGGCGCATTAATGACACCACTCATGCTTATAGTATTTAGATTTCCGCCTCATGTAGCTGTAGGTACAAGTATGATGATGATCTTCTTCTCAAGTGTCATGAGTTCAGCTAGTCATATTGTACTTGGTCATGTGGCATGGTTATACTCTATCGTACTTATCATTTCAAGTTATATTGGTGCGAAGATTGGCGTTAAAATTAATCAATCAGTGAAATCTGATACCGTCGTGATGTTATTACGTACAATGATGTTACTGATGGGTATATACTTAATTATAAAATCATTGCTATAA
- a CDS encoding bifunctional UDP-sugar hydrolase/5'-nucleotidase, with the protein MKLTIFHTNDIHSHLHEYARISAYLAEARPKLTHPSLYLDIGDHVDLSAPVTEATMGLRNVELLNKAQCDLATIGNNEGMTISHEALNNLYNDAQFDITCANVFDEQGQLPNHISSSYIKEIDGVRILFVAATAQFTPFYRALNWLVTDPLQAIKDEVNAQQGQYDILIVMSHVGIFFDEKLCQEIPEIDLILGSHTHHYFENGEMNNGVLMAAAGKYGHFVGEVTLEIENKTVVNKTAKIHPVETLPDVETHFAEESKRLLSEPVIDRPVNLPRHTDSISQASYMLAKSVFEFTQADGTIINAGLVVRDMIADQVTEYNIHQMLPHPINLVRVKLSGKVLKDVIIKSQKQEYINEHAQGLGFRGDIFGGYILYNIGLIESESRYFIGDEEIQDDETYILGTVDMYTFGRYFPMLKEQSIEYLMPEFLRDIFKNALLT; encoded by the coding sequence ATGAAATTAACAATTTTTCATACGAATGATATACACAGTCATCTCCATGAATATGCTAGGATTTCAGCATATTTAGCCGAAGCACGTCCAAAGCTTACACACCCCTCACTCTATTTAGATATCGGCGATCATGTTGATTTATCCGCTCCCGTCACAGAAGCAACGATGGGATTAAGAAATGTTGAATTATTAAACAAAGCACAGTGTGATTTAGCTACTATAGGAAACAATGAAGGCATGACCATTTCTCATGAAGCTTTAAACAATCTATATAATGATGCACAATTTGATATCACTTGTGCCAATGTGTTTGATGAGCAAGGACAATTACCAAACCATATTTCGTCATCATATATTAAAGAAATTGATGGCGTTCGTATTTTGTTTGTAGCTGCAACCGCACAGTTTACGCCTTTCTATCGTGCATTAAATTGGCTCGTAACGGATCCACTACAAGCGATAAAAGATGAAGTTAACGCGCAACAAGGACAGTACGACATCCTAATTGTGATGAGTCACGTTGGTATATTCTTCGATGAAAAGTTGTGCCAAGAAATACCTGAAATTGACCTCATATTAGGTAGTCATACACACCACTATTTTGAAAATGGAGAAATGAATAACGGTGTATTAATGGCTGCAGCCGGAAAATACGGTCACTTTGTAGGAGAAGTTACATTAGAGATTGAAAATAAAACGGTCGTAAATAAAACAGCAAAGATACATCCTGTAGAAACATTGCCTGATGTTGAGACGCACTTTGCTGAAGAAAGTAAACGACTATTGAGTGAACCGGTAATTGATAGACCTGTTAACTTACCTCGACACACCGATTCTATTTCACAAGCATCATATATGTTAGCTAAAAGTGTGTTCGAATTCACTCAAGCAGATGGTACAATTATTAACGCTGGCTTAGTTGTGCGTGATATGATTGCAGATCAAGTTACAGAGTACAATATCCATCAAATGTTGCCACATCCTATTAATCTTGTTCGTGTTAAACTCTCCGGTAAAGTATTGAAAGATGTTATAATTAAAAGTCAAAAGCAAGAATATATAAATGAACATGCGCAAGGATTAGGATTTAGAGGTGATATCTTTGGCGGATATATTTTATATAATATCGGTTTAATTGAATCAGAATCGCGATATTTTATTGGGGATGAAGAGATACAAGACGATGAAACATATATATTGGGCACAGTAGATATGTATACATTCGGACGCTATTTCCCGATGTTAAAAGAGCAATCTATAGAATATTTGATGCCAGAATTTTTACGAGATATTTTTAAAAATGCATTACTCACGTAA
- the lipA gene encoding lipoyl synthase: MATKNEEILRKPDWLKIKLNTNENYTGLKKMMREKNLHTVCEEAKCPNIHECWGERRTATFMILGAVCTRACRFCAVKTGLPNELDLDEPERVAESVELMNLKHVVITAVARDDLRDAGSNVYAETVRKVRERNPYTSIEILPSDMGGDFEALETLMASKPDILNHNIETVRRLTPRVRARATYDRTLEFLRRSKELQPDIPTKSSLMVGLGETHEEILETMDDLRANDVDILTIGQYLQPSRKHLKVEKYYTPLEFGKLRKIAMDKGFKHCQAGPLVRSSYHADEQVNEAAKEKHRMGEEQLQKEQNMK, translated from the coding sequence ATGGCTACAAAAAATGAAGAAATTCTACGTAAACCGGATTGGTTGAAGATCAAGTTAAATACTAACGAGAATTACACTGGTCTTAAAAAAATGATGAGAGAAAAGAACTTACACACTGTTTGCGAAGAAGCAAAGTGTCCAAATATACACGAATGTTGGGGTGAACGTCGTACTGCAACATTTATGATTTTAGGTGCGGTATGTACACGTGCTTGCCGTTTCTGTGCTGTTAAAACGGGACTTCCTAATGAATTAGACTTAGATGAGCCAGAAAGAGTAGCTGAATCAGTTGAATTAATGAACTTGAAGCATGTTGTTATTACAGCTGTAGCAAGAGATGATTTAAGAGATGCTGGTTCAAATGTGTATGCGGAAACTGTACGTAAAGTACGTGAACGTAATCCATACACTTCAATCGAGATTTTACCATCAGATATGGGCGGAGATTTTGAAGCGTTAGAAACGTTAATGGCATCTAAACCTGATATTCTTAACCACAACATTGAAACTGTTCGTCGATTAACACCTAGAGTCCGTGCACGTGCTACGTATGATCGTACTTTAGAATTCTTAAGACGTTCTAAAGAATTACAACCAGATATCCCTACAAAATCAAGTTTAATGGTTGGACTAGGTGAAACACATGAAGAAATATTAGAAACAATGGATGACTTACGCGCGAATGATGTAGACATCTTAACAATTGGTCAATATTTACAACCTTCACGTAAACACTTAAAGGTTGAGAAATACTACACACCATTAGAATTCGGTAAATTAAGAAAAATTGCAATGGACAAAGGTTTCAAACATTGCCAAGCAGGGCCATTAGTTAGAAGTTCTTACCATGCAGACGAACAAGTTAACGAAGCAGCTAAAGAAAAACACCGTATGGGTGAAGAACAACTTCAAAAAGAACAAAATATGAAATAA
- a CDS encoding YutD family protein, producing the protein MIKINNLYFELIEDYRECFDETHFANRYSEILDKYDFIVGDYGYEQLRLKGFYKDSNKKAEVSKRFSTIQDYLLEYCNFGCPYFIVKRIPHRELKRENAEEVETEVVTEQDKLQDVKIKPTIQENEHP; encoded by the coding sequence ATGATAAAGATAAATAATCTCTACTTCGAATTGATAGAAGATTATAGAGAGTGCTTTGATGAAACGCATTTTGCGAACCGTTACTCAGAAATATTAGATAAATACGATTTTATCGTTGGTGATTATGGCTACGAACAACTCAGACTTAAAGGGTTTTACAAAGATAGTAATAAGAAAGCAGAGGTAAGTAAGCGATTTTCTACTATACAAGACTACTTACTAGAATACTGTAATTTCGGTTGTCCTTACTTTATTGTAAAACGCATACCCCATCGTGAACTAAAACGCGAAAATGCTGAGGAAGTAGAGACTGAGGTAGTGACGGAGCAGGATAAACTGCAAGATGTAAAGATAAAACCGACAATCCAAGAAAATGAGCACCCATAA
- a CDS encoding DUF3055 domain-containing protein, giving the protein MIDMFLYDDDETSQVQFVGFVGDHSRYDLMLVQTDRHFGKTIVLNMQTNKFGIIGTDDLEEEGYIAHILGVSEEEGNEITEYLQEVIQ; this is encoded by the coding sequence ATGATAGATATGTTCTTATATGATGATGACGAAACATCACAAGTACAATTTGTCGGTTTCGTCGGTGATCATAGCCGTTATGATCTCATGCTTGTTCAAACAGATCGCCACTTCGGTAAGACCATCGTTCTGAATATGCAAACGAATAAGTTTGGTATTATCGGTACAGATGATTTAGAAGAAGAAGGCTATATCGCCCATATTCTTGGCGTTTCTGAAGAAGAAGGCAATGAAATCACAGAATATTTACAAGAAGTAATTCAATAG
- a CDS encoding DUF86 domain-containing protein — protein sequence MYFVNKQQLSKKLNYLQQLIKDYPKNKDNYYAFERIAQMLIESSVDIGNMIIDGFILRDPGNYKDVIDIMELEGVISKDTQTQINQTVDVRKQFVHKYDELDTTQLIPLFDEALQYYQQFIEEVVQFLDNENVPITAFGQKGE from the coding sequence ATGTATTTTGTTAATAAACAACAACTTAGTAAAAAATTGAACTATTTACAACAACTCATCAAGGATTATCCAAAAAATAAAGATAATTATTATGCATTTGAACGAATTGCACAGATGTTGATAGAATCATCCGTCGACATTGGTAATATGATTATCGACGGCTTTATATTAAGGGATCCTGGTAACTATAAAGATGTGATTGATATCATGGAACTTGAAGGTGTGATATCAAAAGATACACAAACCCAAATCAATCAAACTGTTGATGTGCGTAAACAATTTGTTCATAAGTATGATGAACTAGATACGACACAACTAATACCATTATTTGATGAAGCCCTTCAATATTATCAACAATTTATTGAAGAGGTCGTGCAATTTTTAGACAATGAAAATGTACCGATTACAGCTTTTGGTCAAAAAGGAGAATGA
- a CDS encoding TIGR01457 family HAD-type hydrolase: MKAYQAYLIDLDGTLYKGDEPIDGAKQFISYLNQQRIPHLYVTNNSTKEPKDVVSKLQTMGIEAKEEEVITSALATAEYITELTPGASVFMLGGTGLSKALTDKGLVLKEDEHVDYVVIGLDEQVTYDKLATATLGVRNGAKFISTNQDVSIPKERGFLPGNGAITSVVSVSTGTQPIFIGKPQTIIMDMALDILNMDLSDVAMVGDLYDTDIMSGINANIDTIHVQTGVTTKSEIEQKDIAPTYSFKDLNEVINELEK, translated from the coding sequence GTGAAAGCATATCAAGCTTATTTAATTGATTTAGATGGCACATTATATAAAGGTGATGAGCCGATAGATGGTGCGAAGCAATTTATTTCATATTTAAATCAACAACGCATCCCACATCTTTATGTGACGAATAATTCTACTAAAGAACCGAAAGATGTAGTATCTAAGTTACAAACGATGGGTATTGAAGCAAAAGAAGAGGAAGTTATCACTTCTGCTTTGGCTACTGCGGAATATATAACTGAGCTAACACCTGGTGCTTCTGTATTTATGTTAGGTGGTACAGGTTTATCAAAGGCACTAACAGATAAAGGGTTAGTGCTTAAAGAGGATGAGCACGTAGACTATGTAGTCATCGGTTTAGACGAACAAGTGACGTATGATAAATTAGCTACTGCTACGTTAGGCGTTAGAAATGGTGCGAAATTTATTTCAACAAACCAAGATGTATCTATACCTAAAGAGAGAGGTTTTTTACCTGGAAATGGTGCAATTACTAGTGTCGTATCAGTTTCAACAGGCACACAACCCATCTTTATCGGTAAACCACAAACGATTATTATGGACATGGCTTTAGATATATTGAATATGGATTTATCTGATGTTGCGATGGTCGGAGATTTGTATGATACAGATATTATGTCTGGTATTAACGCAAATATCGATACGATTCATGTACAGACAGGTGTTACTACAAAATCTGAGATAGAACAAAAAGATATAGCACCAACTTACAGCTTTAAAGATTTAAATGAAGTTATAAACGAATTAGAAAAATAG
- a CDS encoding 2-hydroxyacid dehydrogenase — translation MDKVIVTRKIPQKFIEQLEQSYEVYMWDEAYEPMPRDQFLESIKDATACFITLSEKIDDTVIDQAPNLKVIANMAVGFDNIDVSLAQSRGIVVTNTPKVLTETTAELGFTLMLTVARRIVEAEHYVQQGDWQSWAPYLLAGKDLFNSKVGIYGMGDIGKAFARRLKGFNTQVMYHNRTRNRHAEEKLGALYVPFDTLIEHSDFIICTAPLTEETRNKFDKPVFEKMKSDAIFINIGRGAVVDEKALIDALQNKEIAGCGLDVLRKEPIDMSHPLLKMDNVVILPHIGSASVTTRDRMVQLCVDNITRVLNNQPPKTPVQLDD, via the coding sequence ATGGACAAGGTTATTGTGACTAGAAAGATTCCTCAAAAGTTTATTGAGCAATTAGAACAAAGCTATGAAGTGTACATGTGGGACGAAGCCTATGAACCAATGCCAAGAGATCAGTTTTTAGAAAGTATTAAAGATGCAACGGCATGCTTTATAACATTAAGTGAAAAGATTGACGATACGGTGATAGACCAAGCACCGAATCTTAAAGTCATCGCCAATATGGCTGTTGGCTTTGATAATATTGATGTGTCTCTTGCTCAAAGTCGAGGTATCGTCGTAACGAACACACCGAAAGTATTAACTGAAACTACGGCAGAACTAGGCTTTACGTTAATGTTAACTGTCGCACGTCGTATCGTTGAAGCGGAACATTATGTACAACAAGGTGATTGGCAAAGTTGGGCACCATATTTACTTGCTGGAAAGGATTTATTTAATTCAAAAGTTGGTATTTACGGCATGGGTGATATCGGTAAAGCATTTGCGCGAAGACTCAAAGGCTTTAATACACAAGTTATGTATCATAATCGTACTCGCAATAGACATGCCGAAGAAAAGCTAGGCGCGTTATATGTTCCATTTGATACACTTATTGAACATAGTGATTTCATTATTTGTACTGCGCCACTAACAGAGGAAACAAGAAATAAATTCGATAAACCTGTATTTGAAAAAATGAAAAGTGACGCGATATTTATCAATATCGGTAGAGGAGCCGTCGTTGATGAAAAGGCATTAATCGATGCACTTCAAAATAAAGAAATTGCAGGGTGTGGCTTAGACGTTTTACGTAAAGAACCAATTGATATGTCGCATCCTCTATTAAAGATGGATAATGTTGTCATCCTACCTCATATTGGTAGTGCTTCAGTAACGACACGAGATCGTATGGTTCAATTGTGTGTAGATAACATTACAAGAGTCCTTAATAACCAACCTCCAAAGACACCAGTCCAGTTAGATGATTAA
- a CDS encoding NifU family protein yields MPTENATMFDQVAEVIEKLRPFLLRDGGDCSLVDVEDGIVKLQLHGACGTCPSSTITLKAGIERALHEEVPGVVEVEQVF; encoded by the coding sequence ATGCCAACTGAAAACGCAACGATGTTTGATCAAGTAGCAGAAGTTATAGAGAAATTGCGTCCATTTTTACTACGTGACGGTGGCGATTGCTCACTCGTGGATGTAGAAGATGGTATTGTTAAATTACAACTCCATGGCGCTTGTGGTACATGCCCTAGTTCAACAATTACATTAAAGGCTGGTATCGAACGTGCATTACACGAAGAAGTACCAGGTGTAGTTGAAGTAGAACAGGTATTCTAA
- a CDS encoding YuzD family protein, translating to MDKVSVVVYGADVICASCVNAPTSRNTYDWLKPLLNRKYPDVQFEFTYIDIERDTENLTDHDQQFIERIQDDELFYPLVTMNDEYVSDGYVQLNDIKKFMEQHSDL from the coding sequence ATGGATAAGGTAAGTGTAGTTGTGTATGGCGCGGACGTTATATGTGCGAGTTGTGTTAATGCACCTACATCACGGAATACGTATGATTGGTTAAAACCATTATTAAACAGAAAGTATCCGGATGTACAGTTTGAATTTACGTATATAGATATTGAGCGCGATACAGAAAATTTAACGGATCATGATCAACAGTTTATAGAACGTATCCAAGATGATGAGTTATTTTATCCGTTAGTTACGATGAATGATGAATATGTTTCTGATGGGTATGTGCAATTAAATGATATTAAAAAATTTATGGAACAACATTCCGATTTATAA
- a CDS encoding NAD(P)/FAD-dependent oxidoreductase, protein MKNLVLLGGGYGNMRIMSHILPSALPENYSLTLIDRMPYHGLKPEFYELAAGTKSDKDVRMSFPDSDRINTVYGEINDINLDDQIVSVGDTKVDYDELVIGLGCEDKYHNVPGAEEYTHSIQTLSKSRETFHHISELPNGAKVGIVGAGLSGIELASELRESREDLQIFLYDRGERILSRFPEKLSTYVEKWFKKNDVTVVPNSDINRVEPNKIYNNDVPEEMDLIVWTAGIQPVEVVRNLPIDISKSGRVILNQYHQVPTYKNVFVVGDCAELPHAPSAQLAELQGDQIADVMKLQWENKPLPEKMSEIKIQGFLGSLGDKKGFAYIMDRTVTGRLASILKSGVLWMYKYHNG, encoded by the coding sequence ATGAAAAATTTAGTTCTTTTAGGTGGCGGTTATGGTAATATGCGCATAATGTCACACATTTTACCTAGTGCACTACCTGAAAATTATTCACTCACATTAATTGATCGTATGCCATACCATGGTTTAAAGCCAGAATTTTACGAACTTGCGGCGGGTACTAAATCTGATAAAGATGTTCGTATGAGCTTCCCAGATTCAGATCGTATTAATACTGTTTATGGTGAAATCAATGACATTAATCTCGATGATCAAATCGTATCTGTCGGAGACACAAAGGTAGATTATGATGAATTGGTCATCGGACTTGGTTGCGAAGATAAATACCATAACGTACCTGGAGCAGAAGAGTATACACATAGCATCCAAACGTTATCTAAATCCCGTGAAACATTCCACCATATAAGTGAATTGCCAAATGGTGCCAAAGTCGGTATCGTTGGTGCGGGTCTAAGTGGTATTGAATTAGCAAGTGAGTTACGTGAGAGTCGTGAAGATTTACAAATCTTCCTATACGATCGCGGTGAACGTATCTTAAGTAGATTCCCAGAAAAGCTCAGTACATATGTAGAAAAATGGTTTAAGAAAAATGATGTAACAGTCGTACCAAATTCTGACATCAATCGCGTTGAACCAAACAAAATCTACAATAATGATGTTCCTGAAGAAATGGATCTTATCGTCTGGACTGCAGGTATACAACCAGTTGAAGTCGTAAGAAATTTACCAATCGATATTAGTAAAAGTGGCAGAGTAATATTAAACCAATATCATCAGGTGCCTACATACAAAAACGTCTTTGTCGTTGGTGATTGTGCAGAATTACCTCATGCACCAAGTGCGCAACTTGCAGAATTACAAGGTGATCAAATTGCTGACGTGATGAAATTACAATGGGAAAATAAACCATTACCAGAAAAAATGTCTGAAATTAAAATCCAAGGATTCTTAGGATCTCTTGGTGACAAAAAAGGCTTTGCCTATATTATGGATCGTACTGTAACTGGTCGCCTTGCTTCAATATTAAAATCAGGCGTACTATGGATGTACAAATATCATAACGGTTAA
- a CDS encoding YuzB family protein, with translation MNPIVEFCISNLAKGGDYVYQQLENDPGVDVLEYGCLQNCGLCSSELYALVNGDIVEGESPDDLLQNIYAHIESTWIF, from the coding sequence ATGAATCCAATAGTTGAGTTCTGCATCTCAAATTTAGCAAAAGGTGGAGACTACGTATATCAACAACTCGAAAATGATCCAGGCGTTGATGTTTTAGAATATGGTTGCTTACAAAACTGTGGACTATGTTCTAGTGAATTGTATGCATTGGTGAATGGTGATATCGTTGAAGGTGAATCACCAGATGACTTATTACAAAATATTTATGCACATATAGAATCTACATGGATTTTCTAA
- a CDS encoding HesB/IscA family protein, with translation MAVINVTEAAAYEVKDMLEKNDMADGYLKLKVQGGGCTGLTYGMSAENEPADNDECLEFHGLKVLVDKGDKPVLEGTTIDFKQSLMGGGFQIDNPNAIASCGCGSSFRTAKVAGTPEDC, from the coding sequence ATGGCAGTAATTAACGTAACAGAAGCAGCTGCATATGAAGTTAAAGATATGCTTGAAAAAAACGATATGGCAGATGGCTATTTAAAACTTAAAGTACAAGGTGGAGGCTGCACAGGGCTTACTTATGGTATGTCAGCAGAGAATGAACCTGCAGACAATGATGAATGCTTAGAATTTCATGGTTTAAAAGTGCTTGTTGATAAAGGAGATAAACCTGTATTAGAAGGTACAACAATCGATTTCAAACAATCATTAATGGGCGGAGGATTTCAAATAGATAATCCAAATGCAATTGCATCTTGTGGTTGTGGCAGCTCATTTAGAACAGCTAAAGTCGCAGGCACTCCAGAAGATTGCTAA
- a CDS encoding NAD(P)/FAD-dependent oxidoreductase, with protein sequence MAQDRKKVLVLGAGYAGLQTITKLQKEISADQAEISLINKNDYHYEATWLHEASAGTKSYEDVLYPVESVLDKDKVNFVKAEVTKIDRNAKKVETDAGIFDFDILVVSLGFESETFGIKGMKDYAFQIENVLTARKLSRHIEDKFANYASSKEKDDKDLAILVGGAGFTGIEFLGELTDRIPELCNKYGVEQSKVRITCVEAAPKMLPQFSDELVNHAVSYLESKGVEFKIATPIVAANEKGFVVKVNDVEQQLEANTVVWAAGVRGSKLMEESFEGVKRGRIVNKQDLSIEGYEDIFVIGDCSAFIPEGEERPLPTTAQIAMQEGEHTALNIKNILEGQPTQEFNYVDRGTVCSLGANDGVGIVYGRDIQGKKAAFMKKVIDTRAIFKIGGMGLAFKKGKF encoded by the coding sequence ATGGCTCAAGATCGTAAAAAAGTTTTAGTTCTAGGCGCGGGGTACGCTGGATTACAAACTATTACTAAATTACAAAAAGAAATTTCAGCAGACCAAGCGGAAATTTCTTTAATCAATAAAAATGACTATCACTATGAAGCAACTTGGTTACACGAAGCATCAGCAGGTACTAAGAGTTACGAAGACGTACTTTACCCAGTTGAAAGTGTATTAGACAAAGATAAAGTAAACTTTGTAAAAGCAGAAGTTACTAAAATCGACCGCAATGCTAAGAAAGTAGAAACTGACGCTGGCATTTTCGATTTTGATATCCTTGTAGTTTCATTAGGTTTCGAAAGCGAAACATTTGGTATCAAAGGCATGAAAGACTATGCTTTCCAAATTGAAAACGTATTAACAGCACGTAAATTATCTCGTCACATCGAAGACAAATTTGCGAACTACGCTTCTTCTAAAGAAAAAGACGACAAAGATTTAGCAATCTTAGTTGGTGGCGCAGGATTCACAGGTATCGAATTCCTAGGTGAATTAACAGATCGTATTCCTGAATTATGTAACAAATATGGCGTTGAACAAAGCAAAGTTAGAATTACTTGTGTTGAAGCAGCTCCAAAAATGTTACCTCAATTCTCAGACGAATTAGTTAACCACGCAGTAAGCTATTTAGAAAGCAAAGGCGTTGAGTTTAAGATTGCTACACCTATCGTTGCAGCAAACGAAAAAGGTTTCGTAGTTAAAGTTAACGATGTAGAACAACAATTAGAAGCTAACACAGTTGTATGGGCAGCAGGTGTTCGCGGTAGCAAATTAATGGAAGAGTCATTCGAAGGCGTTAAACGTGGCCGTATCGTTAACAAACAAGATTTATCAATCGAAGGTTACGAAGACATCTTTGTTATTGGTGACTGTTCAGCATTCATCCCAGAAGGTGAAGAACGTCCATTACCAACTACAGCTCAAATCGCTATGCAAGAAGGTGAGCATACAGCATTAAACATCAAGAATATTTTAGAAGGTCAACCAACTCAAGAATTCAATTACGTTGATCGCGGAACAGTATGTTCATTAGGTGCAAATGATGGTGTTGGTATCGTTTACGGTAGAGACATCCAAGGTAAAAAAGCAGCATTCATGAAGAAAGTTATCGATACACGTGCTATCTTCAAAATCGGTGGCATGGGCTTAGCTTTCAAAAAAGGTAAATTCTAA